In Candidatus Desulforudis audaxviator MP104C, a genomic segment contains:
- the cdhB gene encoding CO dehydrogenase/acetyl-CoA synthase complex subunit epsilon translates to MPRGEFLFVPYYTVNTLTGTKAAQVVSDPVEAAEIIDRARNPLYILGPEAITAAVGEKLLLEYVLEIVKASSILTCATAHVKKKMLEFGKKPDCVYDIIEIIHFLKMPDWQGVRGRGPHDLVLFTGIRCDLAERGLATLKHFAPHLKTFAVCRRGHPNADYTTPVIPRMEKWRDYLEEIIKGLY, encoded by the coding sequence ATGCCAAGGGGAGAGTTTCTTTTCGTCCCGTACTACACGGTGAACACGTTAACCGGAACAAAGGCCGCCCAGGTTGTTTCCGACCCGGTCGAGGCGGCCGAGATTATCGACCGGGCCAGGAACCCGTTATACATTCTGGGGCCGGAGGCAATCACCGCCGCAGTCGGGGAAAAGCTTCTTCTCGAATACGTTTTGGAGATCGTCAAGGCAAGCAGTATTCTTACCTGCGCCACGGCGCACGTGAAGAAAAAAATGCTGGAATTCGGGAAAAAGCCCGACTGTGTTTATGACATTATCGAAATCATCCACTTTCTGAAAATGCCGGACTGGCAGGGGGTTAGGGGACGCGGTCCGCACGACCTGGTCCTCTTCACCGGCATCAGGTGCGATCTGGCCGAACGCGGCCTGGCCACCTTAAAACACTTTGCGCCTCATTTGAAAACCTTCGCGGTTTGCAGACGCGGCCACCCCAATGCGGATTACACCACGCCGGTAATCCCGAGAATGGAAAAGTGGCGGGATTACCTGGAGGAGATCATAAAAGGTCTTTATTGA
- a CDS encoding AAA family ATPase, protein MKLAVSGKGGVGKTTIAAALVKSFARTHRLVYAIDGDPDACLAAAIGIPEEVAARLKPVAEMKELIRARSGSGPIYRLNPRVDDVVENYAHRLGNIRFLRLGEVKKGDSECYCRENTFLRALVSSLLLERGEVVIMDMGAGIEHLARGTAGGVDLMLVVVEPTRNSINTARHIWKMAEDLGIKKIRSIGNKIRSEKERKFIAGSFRNGELAGFVGYDESIWESAMMEEMTPQAGGRLQSEVEMLKKKILFL, encoded by the coding sequence ATGAAACTGGCTGTTTCGGGGAAGGGCGGGGTGGGAAAAACAACCATTGCCGCCGCGCTGGTAAAATCCTTTGCCCGCACCCACCGGCTGGTCTACGCGATAGACGGGGACCCGGACGCCTGCCTGGCCGCGGCCATCGGCATTCCCGAAGAGGTTGCCGCCCGGCTTAAGCCGGTTGCCGAAATGAAAGAATTGATCAGGGCCAGGAGTGGCAGCGGACCCATTTATCGCTTAAACCCCCGGGTGGACGACGTGGTTGAAAACTATGCCCACCGTCTTGGCAACATCCGGTTTCTGCGCCTGGGGGAGGTAAAAAAAGGAGACTCCGAATGTTACTGCCGGGAAAACACCTTCTTGCGGGCGCTGGTCTCCTCCCTGCTTTTAGAGCGGGGTGAAGTGGTCATTATGGACATGGGGGCGGGCATCGAGCACCTGGCCCGCGGCACCGCCGGAGGCGTGGACCTGATGCTGGTGGTGGTGGAACCGACCCGGAACAGCATCAACACCGCCCGTCATATTTGGAAAATGGCTGAAGATCTAGGGATAAAGAAAATAAGGAGCATCGGCAATAAAATTCGCTCGGAAAAGGAACGAAAATTCATTGCCGGCAGCTTCCGGAACGGAGAATTGGCCGGCTTTGTTGGATACGATGAAAGCATTTGGGAAAGCGCCATGATGGAAGAGATGACTCCACAAGCCGGAGGGAGGCTGCAGTCCGAGGTGGAGATGCTCAAGAAGAAAATCTTATTCTTGTAA